In a genomic window of Gadus macrocephalus chromosome 9, ASM3116895v1:
- the LOC132463931 gene encoding E3 SUMO-protein ligase ZBED1-like — MATHLQRHHPGVSLTGVKPKAAQQPLITAAFKQPLPPQSDRAKAITNAIGLFIGADMRPYSVVQNKGFQHMLNVLEPRYDIPSRTHFSDNIVPGLYEQEKKKVVDELAVAPSVALTTDGWTSRGTVSYVTITAHFITADWEMRSPVLQTRPLYESHTGSHLAQVLTQAVEAWKIKSPTTNIPVTTDNAKNQINAVNEAGLGPQIGCFAHVVNLASQKGISVNRMDRLLGRIRKVVSYFHRSTTAAHVLKTRQEMLKLHTHKLIHDVPTRWNSTYDMLERYLEQQAAIYSALTDKTLKKNVKDIITLSDDDVRVAEEVLQVLKPLKTVTSVLSTETSPSVSMILPLKTRILQSMAPSVEDSTITQDVKTAIREDLKPRYTSPPTLQDYLHRSTALDPRFKSLSHIDPDLRQRTYSDLTTEIVSSLATEDCDEGQAAEPTGANLDTSPPQKKSALAELFGETFASKDMDSKTPADIIKEEVAFYLAASGIAVDGDPLTWWKSNECKYPHIAKMARCYLAVPGSSVPTERVFSTAGDIVTAKRSTLSPDNVDTLVFLKKNLKL; from the exons ATGGCCACGCATTTACAGCGACATCACCCCGGTGTTTCACTGACAGGAGTGAAACCGAAAGCGGCTCAACAACCGCTCATCACCGCGGCATTTAAGCAGCCCCTTCCTCCACAATCAGACCGGGCTAAAGCAATCACAAACGCTATCGGTCTGTTTATAGGTGCTGACATGAGGCCATATTCCGTAGTGCAAAACAAGGGATTCCAACACATGCTGAACGTGCTCGAGCCACGTTACGACATCCCGTCGCGCACCCACTTCAGCGACAATATTGTGCCAGGTCTGTATGAGCAGGAGAAGAAAAAGGTGGTGGATGAGCTAGCTGTAGCACCCTCTGTTGCACTCACAACAGACGGGTGGACGTCGAGGGGAACGGTGAGCTATGTGACAATAACCGCTCACTtcatcacagcagactgggagaTGAGAAGTCCGGTGCTGCAGACACGCCCCCTCTACGAAAGTCACACAGGCAGTCACCTTGCGCAGGTACTGACACAAGCAGTGGAGGCATGGAAGATAAAGAGCCCCACTACTAATATCCCAGTCACAACTGATAATGCCaaaaatcaaataaatgcaGTGAATGAGGCAGGACTGGGCCCACAGATAGGGTGCTTTGCACATGTAGTAAATTTGGCATCACAGAAGGGAATCTCAGTCAATAGGATGGACCGCCTCCTTGGGAGGATCAGGAAGGTGGTTTCCTACTTCCACAGAAGCACAACAGCTGCTCATGTGCTTAAGACAAGGCAAGAAATGCTAAAGCTGCATACTCATAAGCTCATACATGATGTCCCAACAAGGTGGAACTCCACTTATGATATGTTAGAGCGTTATCTGGAGCAGCAGGCAGCTATATACTCTGCATTGACCGACAAGACCCTAAAGAAAAATGTCAAAGACATCATAACCCTCTCTGATGATGATGTGAGAGTGGCAGAGGAGGTCCTCCAGGTGCTTAAACCCCTTAAAACTGTTACATCTGTGCTGAGCACTGAAACGtcaccctctgtgtcaatgatcCTTCCGCTGAAAACAAGGATTCTACAATCCATGGCTCCAAGTGTGGAAGACAGCACCATCACTCAAGATGTCAAGACTGCCATTAGAGAGGACCTGAAGCCCAGATACACTTCACCCCCTACTCTACAGGACTACCTCCACAGATCTACTGCCCTGGATCCGAGGTTTAAGTCCCTGTCTCACATAGACCCTGACCTACGCCAGAGGACATACAGTGACCTCACCACTGAGATTGTGAGCAGTCTGGCCACTGAAGACTGTGATGAg GGTCAAGCTGCAGAGCCAACAGGAGCAAACTTGGACACATCTCCTCCACAAAAGAAGTCGGCGTTGGCAGAGCTTTTTGGAGAGACCTTTGCCAGCAAAGACATGGACAGCAAGACTCCTGCTGACATCATCAAAGAGGAGGTGGCATTCTACCTGGCAGCAAGCGGCATTGCAGTGGATGGTGATCCACTGACATGGTGGAAAAGCAATGAGTGTAAATACCCTCATATTGCTAAGATGGCAAGATGCTATCTCGCTGTGCCAGGCTCTTCAGTTCCTACCGAGAGAGTGTTCTCAACAGCAGGGGACATAGTGACTGCAAAGAGGTCCACACTCTCCCCAGACAATGTAGACACCCTTGTCTTTTTGAAAAAGAATTTAAAATTATAA